In Fibrobacter succinogenes, a single window of DNA contains:
- the dapF gene encoding diaminopimelate epimerase encodes MNFSKWTGLGNDFVLLEPGESLDFGSGLEQRIIKLCDRRFGIGADGVVLVTPMDAEGCLVLNGVGGAGPASKAVANGVDFEMRIFNADGSEAAMCGNATRCVAKFIRSRGLAKSEDTKVFNLHTKSGLVRPTLLDDGRVCVDMGHPRTFLGSIKLTADCYDFTAETVSMGNPHAVIFVDDIEKIQLEKWGSILEVDKQFPDRCNIEFAQVISPTQIRMRVWERGCGVTMACGTGSCATLVAAQRTGRVGVEADVVLDGGVLHIKHEEDGPVLMTGPAEEVFKGEISI; translated from the coding sequence ATGAATTTTTCAAAATGGACCGGGTTAGGTAACGATTTTGTTCTCCTGGAACCGGGTGAGTCGCTGGATTTTGGCAGCGGACTTGAACAGCGTATCATTAAACTTTGCGACCGCCGTTTTGGCATTGGTGCCGATGGTGTGGTCCTTGTGACTCCCATGGATGCCGAGGGTTGCCTCGTGCTTAATGGTGTCGGTGGTGCGGGCCCTGCGTCAAAGGCTGTTGCAAACGGTGTCGATTTTGAAATGCGCATTTTCAATGCGGATGGCTCGGAAGCGGCGATGTGCGGGAACGCTACGCGTTGTGTGGCGAAGTTTATCCGTAGTCGCGGTCTTGCAAAGTCCGAAGACACGAAGGTTTTCAATTTGCACACGAAGAGCGGTCTTGTTCGCCCAACGCTTTTGGACGATGGTCGCGTGTGCGTTGACATGGGACATCCGAGGACGTTCCTTGGCTCGATTAAGCTTACGGCTGACTGCTATGATTTTACCGCGGAGACGGTTTCGATGGGAAATCCGCACGCGGTCATTTTTGTTGATGATATCGAAAAGATTCAACTTGAAAAATGGGGAAGTATTCTCGAAGTCGATAAGCAGTTCCCTGACCGTTGCAATATTGAATTTGCTCAGGTGATTTCGCCCACGCAAATCCGCATGCGGGTTTGGGAACGAGGGTGTGGAGTCACGATGGCTTGTGGTACTGGCAGCTGCGCCACCCTCGTTGCGGCCCAGCGCACGGGCCGCGTGGGCGTCGAGGCAGATGTTGTTCTTGACGGTGGCGTTTTGCACATCAAGCACGAAGAAGATGGCCCTGTTTTGATGACTGGCCCTGCGGAAGAAGTTTTTAAAGGAGAAATCAGCATTTAG
- a CDS encoding LL-diaminopimelate aminotransferase — translation MNESYINSYYDRLPGSYLFSTIAQKIKEYQGSHANADIIRLGIGDVTTPLIPEVIKAMHAAVDEMAVKGTFRGYGPEQGYDFVREAIVRGEYTARGIEMDPNDIFVSDGSKCDVANIQELFSENVKIAIPDPVYPVYLDSNVMAGRTGVLQADGHFSEVTYLASTAENNFQPELPKNPVQLIYLCSPNNPTGTVLSRETLQKFVNYANENGALILFDGAYNCYIQDESLPHSIFEIPGARTCAIEFRSFSKTAGFTGVRCAYTVIPHELSKLHAMWNRRQCTKFNGVSYVTQRAAEAIYSPVGWQQTKEVIAGYMRTAGVIREELTAAGYTVFGGEHAPYIWWKIPDGEKSFDFFDRLLATCEVVGTPGSGFGPCGEGYFRLTAFGDYERTCEALRRIREKL, via the coding sequence ATGAACGAATCTTACATCAACTCCTACTACGATCGCCTTCCTGGCAGCTACCTCTTCTCGACCATTGCCCAGAAAATCAAGGAATATCAGGGCTCGCATGCGAATGCGGATATCATCCGTCTTGGAATTGGCGATGTGACGACGCCGCTCATTCCCGAGGTCATCAAGGCCATGCATGCGGCTGTTGACGAAATGGCGGTGAAGGGAACTTTCCGCGGTTATGGTCCGGAACAGGGCTATGATTTTGTGCGCGAGGCGATTGTTCGTGGCGAATATACGGCACGTGGCATCGAGATGGATCCGAACGATATTTTTGTGAGCGATGGTTCCAAGTGCGATGTGGCGAATATTCAGGAACTTTTTTCAGAAAATGTAAAGATTGCAATTCCTGACCCTGTTTATCCGGTGTATCTTGATTCGAATGTGATGGCGGGGCGTACGGGTGTTCTTCAGGCGGATGGTCATTTCTCGGAAGTGACTTACCTTGCTTCGACAGCCGAAAACAATTTCCAGCCGGAATTGCCGAAAAATCCGGTGCAGTTGATTTACCTTTGCAGCCCGAACAACCCGACGGGTACGGTGCTTAGCCGTGAAACGCTTCAGAAGTTTGTCAACTACGCCAACGAAAATGGGGCACTGATTTTGTTTGATGGCGCCTACAACTGCTACATTCAGGATGAATCTTTGCCGCACTCCATTTTTGAAATTCCGGGTGCCCGTACTTGCGCGATTGAGTTCCGCAGTTTTAGCAAGACGGCTGGCTTTACGGGCGTGCGTTGCGCTTATACGGTGATTCCGCACGAACTTTCGAAACTCCATGCGATGTGGAATCGTCGCCAGTGCACGAAGTTTAACGGTGTGAGCTATGTGACGCAGCGTGCTGCCGAAGCGATTTATTCTCCGGTGGGTTGGCAACAGACGAAGGAAGTGATTGCAGGTTACATGCGCACGGCTGGCGTGATTCGTGAGGAATTGACTGCGGCCGGCTACACGGTGTTCGGCGGTGAACATGCTCCGTACATTTGGTGGAAGATTCCGGATGGCGAAAAGTCGTTCGATTTCTTTGACCGCCTGCTTGCAACTTGCGAAGTCGTGGGTACGCCGGGAAGTGGCTTTGGCCCGTGTGGCGAAGGTTACTTCCGCTTGACGGCTTTTGGCGATTACGAACGCACCTGCGAAGCTCTGAGAAGAATTAGAGAGAAACTTTAA
- a CDS encoding glutamine synthetase III: MSNEYRLKAIKEIASENAGANLPAAPANIDFYGEDVFNAEAMRAYLPKDICKKLFATIDGGAPLDPSIAGEVAHAMKKWAIDRGATHFTHWFQPLTGSTAEKHDSFLEPEDGKAILAFSGKNLIVGEPDASSFPSGGLRSTFEARGYTAWDPTSPAFIKRHGNGATLCIPTAFCSYTGEALDKKTPLLRSIQALQKSADRLMGLFGVAQQKVTVTLGAEQEYFLVDKRFYLQRPDLYQAGRTLFGAAPAKHQQMEDHYFGSIPSRILNFMNDVEKELWKLGIPAKTRHNEVAPAQFELAPMFEEVNLACDHNMQIMEVLRQVADRHGLVCLLHEKPFAGINGSGKHNNWSVNYGKTNLLNPGKDPHQNAIFLTTLCAVIYAVDTHADLLRMAVASAGNDHRLGANEAPPAIISMYLGDQLADVVDQLEKGDPKSSKQAGALKLGSDTLPPLPRDATDRNRTSPFAFTGNKFEFRAPGSSQSCSEPNVILNTIVAEAFDIIADKLSNVPAEKFHEELQNLLQKIVKEHKRVIFNGNGYTDEWVEEAAKRGLPNTRTTMEALQALTKKENVALFEKYGVFNKRELDSRYEVNMEDYHKKIHIEGEIARDMAKDIILPQAIEAYSAALKANEMALNQGFPALDSYAKPLGEGIKKLLAAIEVMEKALASKHEDILNGMLDLRLIVDSLEKIVPDEKWPLPKYREMLFIY, from the coding sequence ATGAGCAACGAATACAGATTAAAAGCTATCAAGGAAATCGCCAGCGAAAACGCCGGCGCAAACCTCCCCGCAGCACCCGCAAACATTGACTTCTACGGCGAAGACGTCTTCAACGCCGAGGCCATGCGCGCATATCTTCCCAAGGACATTTGCAAGAAGCTCTTCGCCACCATCGATGGCGGCGCACCGCTTGACCCGAGCATCGCTGGCGAAGTTGCCCACGCCATGAAAAAGTGGGCCATCGATCGCGGCGCCACTCACTTTACTCACTGGTTCCAGCCTCTTACCGGTTCCACCGCCGAAAAGCATGACTCCTTCCTTGAACCCGAAGATGGCAAAGCCATCCTCGCATTCAGCGGCAAGAACTTGATCGTTGGTGAACCGGACGCCTCTTCCTTCCCGAGCGGCGGCCTTCGCTCTACGTTTGAAGCCCGCGGCTACACCGCCTGGGACCCGACCTCTCCGGCATTCATCAAGCGTCACGGCAACGGTGCAACCCTCTGCATCCCGACTGCATTCTGTAGCTACACTGGCGAAGCACTTGACAAGAAGACTCCGCTTCTCCGCTCCATTCAGGCTTTGCAGAAATCTGCCGACCGCCTCATGGGCCTCTTCGGTGTCGCACAGCAGAAGGTCACCGTCACACTCGGTGCCGAACAGGAATACTTCCTCGTCGACAAGCGTTTCTACCTCCAGCGTCCGGACCTTTATCAGGCTGGCCGCACCTTGTTCGGTGCCGCTCCGGCAAAGCACCAGCAGATGGAAGACCACTACTTCGGTAGCATTCCGTCCCGCATTTTGAACTTCATGAACGATGTGGAAAAGGAACTCTGGAAGCTCGGCATTCCGGCTAAGACCCGCCACAACGAAGTCGCTCCGGCTCAGTTCGAACTCGCTCCGATGTTTGAAGAAGTGAACCTCGCTTGCGACCACAACATGCAGATTATGGAAGTTCTCCGCCAGGTTGCTGACCGCCACGGACTCGTTTGCCTCCTCCACGAAAAGCCGTTCGCAGGCATCAACGGTTCCGGTAAACACAACAACTGGTCCGTGAACTACGGCAAGACCAACCTTTTAAACCCGGGCAAGGACCCGCACCAGAACGCCATATTCCTCACCACGCTCTGCGCTGTGATTTACGCAGTCGATACTCACGCTGACTTGCTCCGTATGGCTGTTGCAAGTGCCGGTAACGACCACCGCCTTGGCGCCAACGAAGCTCCTCCGGCAATCATCTCCATGTACCTCGGCGACCAGCTTGCTGACGTCGTCGACCAGCTCGAAAAGGGCGATCCGAAATCCAGCAAGCAGGCAGGCGCACTCAAACTCGGTTCCGACACACTCCCGCCGCTCCCGCGTGACGCTACGGACCGCAACAGAACTTCTCCGTTCGCCTTCACCGGCAACAAGTTCGAATTCCGCGCACCGGGCTCCAGCCAGAGCTGCTCTGAACCGAACGTCATCCTCAACACAATCGTTGCCGAAGCCTTCGACATCATCGCAGACAAGCTCTCAAACGTTCCTGCAGAAAAGTTCCACGAAGAACTCCAGAACCTCTTGCAGAAGATTGTCAAGGAACACAAGCGCGTTATCTTCAACGGCAATGGTTACACGGACGAATGGGTCGAAGAAGCTGCAAAGCGCGGTCTCCCGAACACCCGCACCACGATGGAAGCCCTCCAGGCACTCACCAAGAAAGAAAACGTCGCCCTCTTCGAAAAGTACGGCGTGTTCAACAAGCGCGAACTCGATTCCCGCTACGAAGTCAACATGGAAGACTACCACAAGAAGATTCACATCGAAGGTGAAATCGCACGCGACATGGCCAAGGACATCATTCTCCCGCAGGCCATCGAAGCTTACTCCGCAGCCCTCAAGGCAAACGAAATGGCTCTGAACCAGGGCTTCCCGGCTCTCGATTCTTACGCCAAGCCGCTTGGTGAAGGTATCAAGAAGCTTCTTGCCGCTATCGAAGTCATGGAAAAGGCTCTCGCCTCTAAACACGAAGACATCTTGAACGGCATGCTCGATCTCCGCTTGATCGTGGACTCGCTCGAAAAGATCGTCCCGGACGAAAAGTGGCCGCTTCCGAAATATCGTGAAATGCTTTTCATCTATTAG
- a CDS encoding sigma 54-interacting transcriptional regulator: MPTSIGPEISVIQKISVAIIHERDVEKLLENVLGILESELGMLRGTFALLFGDTLKIEASRGLDESEKQRGSYRMGEGITGHVAERGLSHVIPDLRKDSRFLNRTGSRHYESQVAFICVPLIHDGQVIGTLSIDRPVDGSTDLDRDVALLEIIANITGDAANECIELHGEREAMLEENRKLRDMLSNNPGELVGNCREMRLVYEQVRQVAPSDATVLIRGGSGTGKEMIARAIVNLSGRKDKPFITLNCAALPENLVESELFGHEKGAFTGALNRRIGRAEAADGGTLFLDEVGDLTMQTQVKLLRFLQERTFSRVGSNEELHSDVRFLAATSRNLEDLIAQGKFREDLFYRLNIFPITMPDLAKRKSDIILLAEHFIEKMNLRYGKKVQRLSTTAINLLMSYHWPGNVRELENCIERAVLTATDDCVHSYNLPPSLQTSLSVGSIGAPNEKIAPLEVMMENYEREIITEAIKRNDGNISAAGRDLGVSPRMMNYRMNKLGIKSGR; the protein is encoded by the coding sequence ATGCCCACTTCTATAGGTCCAGAAATTTCGGTAATCCAAAAGATTAGCGTTGCGATTATTCACGAGCGCGATGTTGAAAAGTTGCTCGAGAATGTGCTTGGCATTTTGGAATCTGAACTTGGAATGCTGCGCGGTACGTTTGCGCTGCTTTTTGGCGATACACTGAAAATCGAAGCTTCGCGCGGGCTTGACGAATCAGAAAAACAGCGTGGCTCTTATCGAATGGGCGAAGGTATTACGGGGCATGTAGCCGAACGTGGCTTGAGTCATGTGATTCCGGACTTGCGCAAGGATTCCAGATTCTTGAACCGTACGGGTAGCCGCCATTACGAATCTCAAGTGGCGTTTATTTGTGTGCCGCTGATTCATGACGGACAAGTGATTGGAACGCTTTCGATTGACCGCCCGGTTGACGGTTCGACCGACTTGGATCGCGATGTAGCGTTGCTCGAAATTATTGCAAATATTACGGGCGATGCGGCGAATGAATGCATTGAACTTCACGGCGAACGCGAGGCAATGCTCGAAGAAAACCGCAAGTTACGCGATATGCTTTCGAACAATCCGGGCGAGCTCGTGGGTAATTGCCGCGAAATGCGCTTGGTTTACGAACAAGTGCGTCAGGTGGCGCCGAGTGATGCAACGGTGTTGATTCGTGGCGGTAGCGGTACGGGTAAGGAAATGATTGCCCGCGCTATTGTGAACTTGTCGGGTCGAAAGGATAAGCCGTTCATTACGCTCAACTGCGCTGCACTCCCGGAAAACCTTGTTGAAAGTGAACTTTTCGGACATGAAAAGGGGGCGTTTACGGGCGCCTTGAACCGCCGTATTGGCCGTGCAGAAGCGGCTGATGGGGGTACGCTGTTCCTTGATGAAGTTGGCGATTTGACCATGCAGACCCAGGTCAAGTTGTTGCGCTTTTTGCAGGAGCGTACTTTTAGCCGCGTCGGTAGCAACGAAGAATTGCATTCTGATGTGCGTTTTTTGGCGGCGACGAGCCGTAATCTCGAAGACCTTATTGCTCAGGGTAAGTTCCGCGAAGACCTTTTCTACCGCTTGAACATTTTCCCGATCACGATGCCTGATTTGGCGAAGCGCAAATCCGATATTATTTTGCTTGCAGAACACTTTATCGAAAAGATGAATCTGCGTTATGGCAAGAAAGTGCAGCGCCTTTCGACAACGGCAATCAATTTGCTTATGAGTTATCATTGGCCGGGCAACGTGCGTGAGCTTGAAAACTGCATTGAACGTGCGGTGCTTACGGCTACCGATGATTGCGTCCATAGCTACAACTTGCCGCCTTCGTTGCAGACAAGTTTGAGCGTAGGCTCCATTGGAGCTCCGAACGAAAAGATTGCACCGCTTGAAGTGATGATGGAAAATTACGAACGTGAAATCATTACCGAAGCCATCAAGCGCAATGATGGTAATATCTCGGCAGCGGGGCGCGACTTGGGCGTTTCTCCGCGTATGATGAATTACCGCATGAATAAGCTCGGGATTAAGTCTGGGCGATAG